The Lasioglossum baleicum chromosome 10, iyLasBale1, whole genome shotgun sequence genome contains the following window.
CACCTTCGATAGGGAAGGCACTCCGAACACGGCTGATTTTAGACGCAGGTCGACTTCTGATGGGCGGTCAGGTTGCCCTGGCAGGAGAACCCGCGGTTGCAGATCTGGCAGACATAGGGCCTTTCACCTGTGTGACCTCTCCTGTGAATGGTCAGCGTGGACCTCTGCGAGAACGCCTTCGGACACTGGTCGCACTTGTACGGTTTCTCGCCTGTGTGCACTCTCCTGTGCATCCGCAGATTCTCGGAGTCGGTGAATCCTTTTCCGCAGATGTCGCAGACGTACGGTTTCTCGCCGGTGTGTATACGCCGGTGTTTCTTGAGGTGCTCGGCGCTGCTGAGACTCTTGCCGCAATAGTCGCAGAGATAGAGCTTGGTCGGGTTGTGGCTCTCCTTGTGACGGAACAGGGACCTCTTCGTGGCGAGCACGCGGCCGCAGATGTCGCAGGCGGTGCTGGTCACCTTGTTCGCCTTCATCTCGGGATGCATGCGTCTGCAATGAGCGGATAGCTGTCGCCTCAGATAGAAAGCGCTACCGCACAGCTGGCAGACGAAAGGTTTGTCTCCGGAATGGATATTGTAGTGTTCCTGCAAATCGATCGCTTTGCGGAATCGTTTGTCGCAGTCGTTGCACTTGAACGGCAGGTCCGCCTTGTCGGTATGTCTCAGCATGTGAATGCTCAGAGCTGCCAGTACCGTGGTCTCGTAGTCGCACTCCTTGCACATGTAGCTCGGATAGAAGTGGGTTTTCTCGTGCCTGGTCAAGTCGCGGAACAGACGAAACTTCTTCGGGCAGTGTTTGCACGTCAGATCGCCGACGGTGTGACGCATCAAGTGCTTCTGGTAGTTACTCTTGTGCCGGAACACCTTGTTGCAGGTCTTGCAGAGGAATTCGATCTCCGGCTTCTCCTTCTTCACCTTCAGCGACGTCGAACGGTTCACCGAGGTATTGCCGGCTTTCCGGCCGCCTTTTCTACCCGCGTGCTTCTTCATGTGCTTCCTCAGGTTCACGTACGTACGGAAGACTCTTCCGCACTGGGCGCACGTGTTCTTCCGCTTCCCTCTGTGCTCGATCTCGTGATTGTCCAGCAGAGCCTGGGACGCGAAGAATACGCCGCATAGTTTACAGTGATAAGCCAACGGCAGATCCTCCTCGTCGTCCTCGTCGTTCACCTCCTGCTTTATGAAGCTTTGCTCCTGGCTCGCCGATGGGGCCGCCGCCGCCATCGTCGACGATACATTGCCCGCACCGGATATCTGTGGACTTTTCGGCACCGGATTGGCGGCGTCCTTCTTCATCAGGTCGAGCTTCGTCAACATCGGATAATACTCTTCGGAAAACTGTAGCTGGTTGTacctgaaatagaaaaattggaatgGGCACATCAGTATCGGATGTCCTCGGTGTACGATCGCAGTCGTTCTGCGCCCGGACACGAAATCGTCCAGCGAAATTGTACAATATCGTATACCTGAAAGCGAAAGTCGATATATCAAGCACGGTCTACAAGTTCAAGATACTGCCCGCGTGTTTTGCGGTTCTATTATTATTgtcctctcttttttttttctttctttctttgcgGGAGTGGATTGCGTTCGAGAACACAGAAGATTGATCAAGGTGTGATAAACAGTACAAAGGCACACTACATGTATAATTGAACGTGTCAAGTAGCGGATGTTAGTCGCGAAGACAATGCGTTGTCTTCTGGAGTGTGTCACATTACCAATAACACAGCATTCACGTTTCGACGATGTCAAACAATCCCTTTATTTAACAATCAATTACAATCGTCACGTCGGTGGAGTGTCTTTGGAAAATATTACAGTTTTCGTTCGATATAAGACGATGGCTCGGGACGGCTTTCGACGTATTGCGGATCAGTTGTTCTTCAGTGAGCGGAGAGTTTATGGGCAGACCATAAAGTGGTCGCACTCTCACGTTCTGGCACTAAGAGGGGATAAAGATTTTCTTGTTGCGAGAAAAACATCGTGGTtttatatcgaaagaaaactgtatGCACTTTTACACTGATCGCAGTGCAAGAGtgttgtttaaaaaatgtttcgacaaCCGCAGAAGATGATACGCGTTATAGGAAGATTCGTGTTTTTGTTTCAGggattattataatttatttagaaatctTCGTGAGCAATATTTCTGTGTCTTTAATCGTTTAGAATACTGCGCATTTACACGCTAGAAAATTTCTCCCCAACTTGTACACATTAACTCTTGTCACTTCAATCGGCAGTATTGCTGTCAAAAACagtataattagacagcggatctttatgcaaaataaaagtcgtccacctaaattgcaacaaactggagtgtcaaacagaaaattattctctttcttaatatgtttaaattcttctaatgtttttactgtttcaaattacacttactcatttttgtcataaatgcataaaatccgctgtctactagcAAAGTAACAATTCTCGTTTCTATTTCAGCTACTCATTTCTGTCACACAGTCAGAAAATTCGCAGCCTAACGATAACAATATAGCGTTCTTTGTTTCATCAAACATGCCACGATATTGTTGATGTGATAAAGTTTAGATTATACTAGTCGGAATTCGGATGGAGATTAAATTATACAGGACTATTAATTACAATCAATGTACAATAAAAATCGCAGTGTAGCGTCGAAAATCAGGTAATACCGTAGCCTcgatatatttcatttaattcgtTTAAAAATAGTGTATCTTTAAATTAGTCTGAGTTCAATGCCTCTCCTCTGTTCCAGtacaaaatgtaaaaagaatattTCATAAATGTCATAAATCTTTCGAAAAAAAGTCAGAGTTGAAACTCATTTGTCATATGCCGTTCTAATAAACCAATGATCAGGTAAAAGACCAAGCCTAAATGCTTCTAAATCGATATCAAAGAGAACCACAGTtcctataaaaataaataaatatctttaaatAGCACATTATCGTTTTATTGCGTTCTGTACAATTAAATACGCTCTAAATGCACAACGATTTCGAATTAATCTTTCTCCCGGATATTTCTCTTGCATCTTATACTCGAACATCTGTTGCACTGCAACTATCACACATTCCCTCGGAAGGTGTAAAAAGCATCAGTCCGATTGATCGGGGTTCACCGCGTGCACCTTGATATGCGCGTTCAAGGACGACCTCGAAACGAACGACTTATTGCAATAGGTGCACTGATAGGGTCTCTGTCCCGTGTGATAACGTTTGTGGATGACCAGAGTGGAGTGCTGCGTGAACGATTTCCCGCAGGTGTCGCAGGTGTACGGCTTCTCCCCCGTGTGAATCCTCTTGTGAACGACCAGCGTGCTTCTCTTGATGAACGCCTTCCCGCAGACGTCGCAGATCAGCTGTTTCTCGCCGCTGTGGAGCCTCAGGTGATCCTGAAGGGAGCCCTTCGAGGACACCAACTTGCCGCACAGATGACACTCGTGTCTGTTCTCGCCCATGTGGGACTTGACGTGGAACACCAGCGAGTTCTTGTAGACGAACGTCTTGCCGCAGAACTCGCACTGGTGCTTCACGGGCTTGAAGTTCGGGTCGTGGACCATCAGGTGCTTCACCAATGTATGGTTGTTCGGGAACGACTTGTTGCAGTAGTGGCAGACGTGCTCCTTGGCGCCGTGCTTCACATTCATGTGGCCGTGCAGCTCGGCGTTCGTGAAAAACCCTTTCTTGCAGACCTCGCAGTACCTGGTGTACTTGTCGAAATGTCTTCTCTGATGAATGGTCAGCTGCGAGGCCTGCACGAACGCGTGGCCGCAAACGTCGCAGACGAAGTTCCGCTCCCGAGTGTGGATCCTTCGATGGACGGCCAAGGTGTTCGTCCTCTTGAAGGTCTTCTCGCAGATATCGCATCGGAAAGGACGCGCGTCGCTGTGCGAAACCAAGTGACCCTCGTAGAGGTTCTTCGTCCGGAACAGCTTCGCGCATACTCTGCATTGATAACATGTCTGCGAGGACTGATCCGGCGACGAAGAGCtcttctccgcgtcctccgtttCTTGATCGAACCTCTCCAACACCTCCGAGCTCAGCGACGAAAGCTCGACGGATCTCGCGGGAATATTCTCGTTCTTGATCGTGGTCAAAACCAACTTTTCGATGGTCGaactacttcttcttcttcttcgtcctctTGCCGGTTCTGTAGATCTGCGAAGAAAACGAGAAAAAGAGCTTCGTCAATAGCGATTCTTACTCTATCGATCTAGATGCAACGACAACTTCGGTTTTGCGGGTGGAAtctgtttttattaaaaataggtCGGGTCGATTTACATGTGGCATACACTGATCGTACACGGGGAGAACGAAGTGGCCAGTGGCTTTTCACCGGTGTCCTCTTCTTTCTTCTGGAACGGAGTGCCGGCATAGTTCGACATGGCTCCGGTGGAAAAAGACTTGCTGAACAATTCGAATTCTTATCTCAGACTTCTCACGGTGCAACGGACACGTGCGGCATCCGTGCAGCTTCTATTTCAAGACATATCGTCACACTGATTGTATACAAATGCTGCTTAGGAAGGACGAGGATATAATAGAGCTGCTTCCTTATTCAATTCTGCTACACTCCTTATACACAGATTGCTGCCTTCCCCCACACCTCTCTcgctctcacacacacacacacacacgcgcgcgcgcgcacgcacacacgaTAAAAGACCGTGAATTGTGTCGACATTTAACCCAtggataaatgaaaaaatataaaaacattaGCTTTATTTTCGTAACATTACTATACTTCTTTCTTAATTAAACGGCGAGACGTCTGTACATTGATTTCGTTAGAGGATTAACTATTACACGTAATCGTTGATACTAGTTTCGTGTAATACGCTAAATGCATTTGACAAAGCTGTTACCGTACACAATTGCAGCGTATACGTTCAGAATTTTGAAACGTTATtatcgactgcggattttatgcattcatgccaaaaatgagaaggtgcaatttaaaacattggTTTGACTGAATTTAAGAATGCCCATACGTTATTGTCACAATATGTTAGAATcattaatgaggaaaataaatttgtaatttGTTTCTATGGACTGCAATTAACGCttaaaagttttattttgcacgaagatccgtagtctagttagGATAATGGTAAGAGGTTTATTGTATTATCCTAAGTGACGTATTTGAGA
Protein-coding sequences here:
- the LOC143212765 gene encoding uncharacterized protein LOC143212765 isoform X7; protein product: MSSLDYLDLCRLCLVKDRVSVPIFEGEGNDLFLKIAACLPVKVAREDKLPKKICDDCVYKIELFYEFWNTTANAEKRLLQWLGEVSVEGGKQGYVSNVLNPNVMKQEQSTENRLDGGVMQQVGEHQNNMGMSMMDNMGLGIPMMMSNTNQQQQQITSVPMDTSGSSAQNVQAVPGPSSQATHNQISQNQTGSTQQEDEEESSEDEENSDDECDGDEGLPVKEESEEDPNSRTIEPTTFVNVSLACDEAGPSGLQQQKLTDMPEMSIPQPADGDPKTGYNQLQFSEEYYPMLTKLDLMKKDAANPVPKSPQISGAGNVSSTMAAAAPSASQEQSFIKQEVNDEDDEEDLPLAYHCKLCGVFFASQALLDNHEIEHRGKRKNTCAQCGRVFRTYVNLRKHMKKHAGRKGGRKAGNTSVNRSTSLKVKKEKPEIEFLCKTCNKVFRHKSNYQKHLMRHTVGDLTCKHCPKKFRLFRDLTRHEKTHFYPSYMCKECDYETTVLAALSIHMLRHTDKADLPFKCNDCDKRFRKAIDLQEHYNIHSGDKPFVCQLCGSAFYLRRQLSAHCRRMHPEMKANKVTSTACDICGRVLATKRSLFRHKESHNPTKLYLCDYCGKSLSSAEHLKKHRRIHTGEKPYVCDICGKGFTDSENLRMHRRVHTGEKPYKCDQCPKAFSQRSTLTIHRRGHTGERPYVCQICNRGFSCQGNLTAHQKSTCV